From Lytechinus variegatus isolate NC3 chromosome 16, Lvar_3.0, whole genome shotgun sequence, the proteins below share one genomic window:
- the LOC121429835 gene encoding uncharacterized protein LOC121429835 isoform X1 yields MAQTQQAISHWSVGRGRGRGRGSRQQQSYTPSRRPGEASTPSKDQPSCKVAQVEKDLSACSLNSVSQPENKHKTTSGSSPAGTRSSGNTSAPSAGGLKTGVTKLKAKYSYKANLDSPLGEKELTVKQGQELVFVETCKDNDMWWKVQTKDGDEKGFVPSTYLEVVTEKLTQLPWLADKQLTEEEELPKGKREWKPYVSAYHREEKTSQPATVNKEQYFCKICVKQLNGPQPYSAHMNSKAHKEEVQLAKEYGTYTEDEH; encoded by the exons ATGGCTCAGACGCAGCAAGCGATCAGCCACTGGAGTGTGGGTCGAGGTCGGGGTCGAGGCAGGGGTTCCCGTCAACAACAATCCTACACTCCGTCCAGACGTCCAGGAGAGGCGTCTACCCCATCCAAGGACCAACCCTCCTGCAAAGTAGCACAAGTTGAAAAGGATCTTTCGGCTTGTAGTTTAAACTCTGTAAGTCAACcagaaaacaaacataaaacaaCCTCAGGCTCCTCACCCGCAGGAACAAGGTCATCAGGGAACACAAGTGCTCCATCTGCTGGAGGACTGAAAACTGGAGTCACCAAACTGAAGGCCAAGTACAGCTACAAAGCCAACTTGGATAGTCCTCTAGGAGAGAAAGAACTCACTGTGAAGCAGGGCCAGGAACTGGTCTTTGTTGAGACCTGTAAAGACAATGATATGTGGTGGAAGGTCCAGACTAAGGATGGCGATGAAAAGGGCTTTGTGCCTTCTACCTATCTTGAG GTGGTTACAGAAAAATTAACCCAACTTCCCTGGCTTGCGGACAAACAGTTAACTGAAGAGGAAGAGTTACCGAAAGGTAAAC GCGAGTGGAAGCCATATGTATCGGCCTACCACAGAGAAGAGAAAACAAGCCAGCCTGCCACGGTGAATAAGGAACAGTACTTCTGCAAGATATGTGTCAAGCAGCTCAATGGCCCCCAGCCTTACAGTGCCCACATGAACAGCAAAGCACACAAGGAAGAGGTTCAACTGGCCAAAGAGTATGGAACCTACACTGAAGATGAACACTAG
- the LOC121429835 gene encoding uncharacterized protein LOC121429835 isoform X2 translates to MAQTQQAISHWSVGRGRGRGRGSRQQQSYTPSRRPGEASTPSKDQPSCKVAQVEKDLSACSLNSVSQPENKHKTTSGSSPAGTRSSGNTSAPSAGGLKTGVTKLKAKYSYKANLDSPLGEKELTVKQGQELVFVETCKDNDMWWKVQTKDGDEKGFVPSTYLEVVTEKLTQLPWLADKQLTEEEELPKGEWKPYVSAYHREEKTSQPATVNKEQYFCKICVKQLNGPQPYSAHMNSKAHKEEVQLAKEYGTYTEDEH, encoded by the exons ATGGCTCAGACGCAGCAAGCGATCAGCCACTGGAGTGTGGGTCGAGGTCGGGGTCGAGGCAGGGGTTCCCGTCAACAACAATCCTACACTCCGTCCAGACGTCCAGGAGAGGCGTCTACCCCATCCAAGGACCAACCCTCCTGCAAAGTAGCACAAGTTGAAAAGGATCTTTCGGCTTGTAGTTTAAACTCTGTAAGTCAACcagaaaacaaacataaaacaaCCTCAGGCTCCTCACCCGCAGGAACAAGGTCATCAGGGAACACAAGTGCTCCATCTGCTGGAGGACTGAAAACTGGAGTCACCAAACTGAAGGCCAAGTACAGCTACAAAGCCAACTTGGATAGTCCTCTAGGAGAGAAAGAACTCACTGTGAAGCAGGGCCAGGAACTGGTCTTTGTTGAGACCTGTAAAGACAATGATATGTGGTGGAAGGTCCAGACTAAGGATGGCGATGAAAAGGGCTTTGTGCCTTCTACCTATCTTGAG GTGGTTACAGAAAAATTAACCCAACTTCCCTGGCTTGCGGACAAACAGTTAACTGAAGAGGAAGAGTTACCGAAAG GCGAGTGGAAGCCATATGTATCGGCCTACCACAGAGAAGAGAAAACAAGCCAGCCTGCCACGGTGAATAAGGAACAGTACTTCTGCAAGATATGTGTCAAGCAGCTCAATGGCCCCCAGCCTTACAGTGCCCACATGAACAGCAAAGCACACAAGGAAGAGGTTCAACTGGCCAAAGAGTATGGAACCTACACTGAAGATGAACACTAG
- the LOC121429632 gene encoding kidney mitochondrial carrier protein 1-like, producing MPTNWKPFVYGGTASVVAECGTFPLDLTKTRLQVQGQKMEANFRELKYRGMFHALTKIAKEEGILALYSGIRPAILRQAVYGTIKIGCYHSFKRILVDNPENETLPVNVLCGMTAGVIASAIANPTDVLKVRMQAQSASFANAGGMFNSFVTIFQEEGTKGLWRGVVPTAQRVAIVAGVALPVYDWCKKTVLDRRLMEDDVRLHFLSSFMAGLAGAILSNPVDVVRTRLMNQRNLRKGVVTSSSSFMYRNSIECLLKTAKYEGFIALYKGFVPTWVRLGPWNIIFFITYEQLQRLPL from the exons ATGCCAACCAACTGGAAACCATTTGTTTATGGCGGGACTGCATCCGTTGTGGCAGAATGTG GGACTTTCCCACTTGATCTGACAAAGACAAGACTTCAGGTCCAGGGTCAGAAGATGGAGGCCAACTTTCGAGAGCTCAAGTACCGGGGAATGTTCCATGCCCTCACAAAAATTGCCAAGGAGGAGGGCATCTTGGCTCTCTACTCAGG GATCCGACCTGCCATCCTCAGACAGGCCGTTTATGGCACCATCAAGATAGGCTGCTACCACTCCTTCAAGAGAATCCTTGTTGATAACCCAGAGAATGAGACCCTACCAGTCAACGTCCTGTGTGGGATGACGGCAGGAGTCATCGCATCGGCGATAGCAAACCCCACTGATGTGCTCAAG GTGCGTATGCAGGCCCAGAGTGCAAGCTTTGCCAATGCCGGGGGAATGTTCAACTCATTTGTCACCATTTTCCAAGAGGAAGGTACAAAAGGGCTATGGAGg GGTGTTGTGCCAACTGCACAGAGAGTAGCAATAGTGGCCGGTGTAGCACTGCCGGTGTATGACTGGTGTAAAAAGACAGTACTAGATAGAAGGCTGATGGAGGATGATGTCAGACTACACTTCTT GTCAAGTTTCATGGCTGGTTTAGCTGGTGCCATCTTATCCAACCCAGTTGATGTTGTGAGAACCAGACTGATGAATCAGCGAAATCTGAGGAAAGGAGTGGTCACTTCGTCAAGTAGCTTCATGTACAGGAATTCAATTGAATGCTTGTTAAAG ACTGCGAAATATGAGGGTTTCATCGCACTCTACAAGGGATTTGTACCTACATGGGTTCGCCTTGGCCCCTGGAATATCATT TTCTTCATAACATACGAGCAGTTGCAACGGCTACCTTTATGA